A single Primulina eburnea isolate SZY01 chromosome 11, ASM2296580v1, whole genome shotgun sequence DNA region contains:
- the LOC140805623 gene encoding transcription factor IND-like — MAMEDQALPLHLQDHQTLFDNNHTQWSSYPAILQETSNNSPPSQFLAAPSFVGVDQNANFKLEVDQESEGLEEELGAMKEMMFKIASMQPVDIDPATIRKPKRRNVRISEDPQSVAARHRRERISEKIRILQRLVPGGTKMDTASMLDEAIRYVKFLKRQIRLLQGGGSHHQQPCTALTDTVAATATDVDWVALGGTSSYMFGGNNSDHGGVLEDVFVNYEIVWDYCKLELPKEGSN, encoded by the exons ATGGCAATGGAAGACCAAGCCCTTCCCCTTCATCTTCAAGATCACCAAACCCTTTTTGATAATAATCACACACAATGGTCGAGTTATCCTGCGATTCTCCAAGAAACGTCAAATAATTCGCCACCAAGCCAGTTTTTAGCTGCTCCGAGTTTCGTCGGGGTCGACCAGAATGCGAATTTCAAGCTAGAAGTAGATCAAGAATCTGAAGGGCTAGAAGAAGAACTAGGAGCCATGAAAGAAATGATGTTCAAGATTGCATCAATGCAGCCAGTCGACATCGATCCGGCCACGATCCGTAAACCTAAAAGGCGCAACGTTCGAATCAGCGAAGACCCGCAAAGCGTCGCGGCTCGTCACCGCCGTGAGAGGATCAGCGAGAAGATCCGAATCTTGCAGAGACTTGTGCCCGGTGGGACTAAAATGGACACTGCTTCAATGCTGGATGAAGCTATTCGATATGTTAAGTTCTTGAAAAGACAAATCAGGCTCCTCCAAGGTGGTGGAAGCCATCATCAGCAACCGTGCACCGCGCTCACCGACACCGTCGCTGCTACTGCAACTGACGTAGACTGGGTGGCGCTAGGAGGAACATCCTCGTATATGTTTGGAGGTAATAATAGTGATCATGGGGGAG TGCTTGAAGATGTGTTTGTTAACTATGAGATTGTG